A single region of the Candidatus Kryptoniota bacterium genome encodes:
- a CDS encoding T9SS type A sorting domain-containing protein has protein sequence MFEGTNGGIFLSNDNGITWRSVNLGLTWPEVSSMVIKDSSIYAGTFADSGGVFHSLNNGRSWTLTNLRGRQVYCLAMHDSILLAGGPAGPSYSGGLFISTDGGQSWTQSINRGVLGINSVAIGDTNLFATDLNNQGIFVSTNRGESWSSQLGGSSIAVMGTSIFVGAFYNSIGFFSRDNGKTWTETMTPGDIFSVLVNNDTIFAATDHGIFASADSGFTWANIGSGLNSAWFYSLTISNGFLYAGSAAGQVWQRPLSGILINVLRAPTLLSPKNDSTVNCDSVECVWASVPGAASYRLQVALNPDFTNLLCDVYPIANTIFNFRNIARGEEYYWRVSAADSSAMSNWSFVWEFHGAVDTNRRSVKWSQTDFSASRVQALTVLDSAILVGTSSSGVFRSSDNGLTWMPLDSGLTCTNISSLATNGEDLYAGTYSDSGGVFRWVRESGKWSLTTLASRQIYTIAASGTYTLAGGPSGSDYTGGLFLSTNQGSSWTQSINRGSSGISSLVISGNDVYATDLNDQGIFVSTDHGSTWNSQYGGSCIAVMGNSIFVGAFYRDGGYRSTDNGATWSYIGNSPLPETSTLFPIGSSLIAAGEHGGVFTSYDAGLTWTEVDSGLTEAVTSFTMNRGYLFAGTANGHVWKGILSDIPTITRSGAQQVPLSYQLRQNYPNPFNPSTTVSFDLWQTSRVKLEIFNLLGQQVRIMDLGLMGAGSYADTVDMSHYASGVYFYRIEAVGVDGQQFIATKKMVLMK, from the coding sequence TTGTTTGAGGGCACAAATGGTGGAATATTTCTTTCGAACGACAATGGAATTACCTGGAGATCAGTTAATCTCGGACTAACATGGCCCGAAGTATCTTCGATGGTGATAAAAGACTCCAGTATATATGCGGGCACATTCGCGGATTCAGGCGGCGTGTTCCACTCGTTAAACAACGGGAGAAGCTGGACGCTAACAAATTTGAGAGGCCGACAGGTATACTGCCTTGCGATGCACGATTCCATTTTGCTCGCAGGCGGTCCGGCTGGACCAAGTTATTCCGGAGGACTTTTCATTTCTACAGATGGAGGCCAGTCGTGGACTCAGTCTATCAATCGTGGAGTACTTGGAATCAATTCTGTTGCCATAGGTGACACCAACCTGTTTGCTACGGACTTAAACAACCAGGGAATATTCGTATCTACCAACCGCGGTGAAAGCTGGTCGTCCCAGCTTGGTGGAAGTTCGATCGCTGTAATGGGGACGTCCATTTTCGTGGGAGCGTTTTATAATTCGATCGGGTTCTTCTCGAGGGATAACGGCAAAACCTGGACAGAAACCATGACCCCTGGAGATATCTTCTCCGTTTTAGTCAACAACGATACAATATTTGCAGCAACAGATCACGGCATATTTGCATCGGCTGACTCAGGCTTCACTTGGGCAAATATTGGGTCGGGACTGAACAGCGCTTGGTTCTACAGTTTGACAATTTCGAACGGATTTTTGTACGCCGGATCAGCTGCAGGCCAAGTATGGCAACGACCGCTTTCCGGAATTTTGATCAACGTTCTCCGCGCGCCCACATTGCTGAGTCCGAAGAATGACTCTACCGTCAATTGCGACTCTGTAGAATGTGTTTGGGCATCCGTCCCGGGAGCGGCGAGCTACAGGCTTCAAGTAGCACTCAACCCTGACTTTACAAACCTCCTATGCGATGTGTACCCAATTGCCAATACAATATTCAATTTCAGGAACATTGCCCGCGGTGAAGAATATTACTGGAGGGTTAGCGCCGCCGATTCATCAGCTATGAGCAATTGGTCGTTTGTGTGGGAGTTTCATGGTGCGGTGGACACCAACCGGCGGAGTGTAAAGTGGTCACAGACGGACTTTTCAGCTTCGCGCGTGCAAGCGCTAACGGTACTAGACAGCGCGATTCTTGTCGGAACAAGTTCGAGCGGAGTATTCCGTTCTAGTGATAACGGACTAACATGGATGCCATTGGATTCTGGCCTGACATGTACAAATATTTCTTCGTTAGCAACGAACGGTGAAGATCTTTATGCGGGGACTTATTCTGATAGCGGAGGTGTGTTCAGATGGGTAAGAGAATCTGGAAAATGGTCCCTCACCACTCTTGCTTCTCGGCAGATCTATACGATTGCTGCCTCTGGGACCTACACACTGGCCGGCGGGCCATCCGGGTCAGATTATACGGGAGGGTTGTTCCTCTCGACTAATCAGGGTTCGTCTTGGACCCAATCTATTAACAGAGGATCATCAGGGATCAGCTCTCTTGTCATCTCAGGAAATGATGTGTACGCGACAGACTTGAATGACCAGGGGATATTCGTTTCAACGGACCACGGGTCCACTTGGAATTCCCAATACGGAGGAAGCTGTATCGCTGTCATGGGGAACAGCATATTTGTGGGAGCTTTCTATCGGGACGGTGGCTATCGTTCGACTGACAACGGGGCGACATGGTCGTACATCGGGAATAGTCCTCTCCCTGAAACTAGTACGCTTTTCCCCATAGGAAGTAGTTTGATAGCGGCTGGCGAGCACGGTGGTGTCTTCACAAGCTATGATGCAGGACTGACGTGGACGGAAGTAGACAGCGGATTGACGGAAGCTGTCACATCTTTCACAATGAACAGAGGGTATCTGTTTGCAGGTACAGCAAACGGTCATGTTTGGAAAGGGATCCTCTCGGACATACCTACAATTACACGCAGTGGAGCCCAGCAGGTCCCCTTGAGCTATCAACTCAGGCAGAATTACCCCAACCCATTCAACCCTTCGACAACCGTCAGCTTCGACTTGTGGCAGACTTCGAGAGTTAAGCTTGAGATATTCAACTTGCTCGGACAGCAAGTGAGGATTATGGACCTCGGACTTATGGGTGCTGGAAGTTATGCGGACACCGTTGATATGTCGCATTACGCAAGCGGAGTTTATTTCTATCGAATTGAAGCGGTGGGAGTGGACGGGCAGCAGTTCATCGCAACTAAGAAGATGGTCCTAATGAAATAA
- a CDS encoding DUF5723 family protein, producing MTRLFLVLAGVITALSILNAQELLPARLVSMGNNSIAMSSDVDAIGTNPANLLSGPKGILVIEFLPVSLYAGNDVVDIDFYNKYFTGTGQYNNRGDENGKVLTASDKASILAAFPDSVGNFLGGVNARVIGLSWSSGNFGVGVAIDEIAGSKLELPSTVLFPLNGNSPGSTFNWNKLAGSIWWYTESSVDLALRIPDLTKISRSQISDIVIGVAPKYVAGYGYATVVSRNSSIYTDPETYDCELKVNFTSQQSGIASAIFSENPDNESGKDLKAFDPFHPAGMGIGADFGMSARLFRFFTLGISVTDLGKIYWSRNDLATSADTTIVYSGYSSPTPQDIDVSEVVDSIQNVLRTVIKGTSSPSSHFTTSLPTKVGISIAVHPDEILHGVPGQIIVALEFRRGLNNNFGNSTSPEYGVGAEWRPFYTIPIRTGVRFGGDHGMRWSAGTGISTRYWDFDLGFGDMEPLIYPTKAKAVSLAFSALKFKI from the coding sequence TTGACTCGACTTTTTCTTGTCCTTGCGGGAGTCATTACCGCACTATCCATATTGAACGCACAGGAGCTCCTCCCGGCACGTCTCGTTTCGATGGGCAATAATTCGATTGCCATGTCGAGCGATGTCGATGCGATCGGCACAAATCCTGCAAACCTCTTGAGTGGTCCGAAAGGAATCCTGGTGATCGAATTCCTTCCCGTGAGTCTGTACGCCGGCAATGATGTGGTTGATATTGATTTCTATAACAAGTACTTCACAGGAACTGGACAATACAACAACCGGGGAGATGAAAACGGAAAGGTGCTTACCGCTTCAGACAAGGCGTCGATCCTCGCGGCATTCCCCGACAGCGTCGGTAATTTCCTTGGCGGAGTGAATGCACGAGTAATCGGATTATCATGGAGCAGCGGGAATTTTGGAGTGGGGGTGGCAATTGACGAAATCGCCGGATCGAAACTTGAACTCCCGAGCACCGTCCTCTTTCCTTTGAACGGGAATTCACCCGGCTCAACCTTTAACTGGAACAAGTTAGCCGGATCCATTTGGTGGTACACTGAGTCATCAGTGGATCTTGCGCTTCGAATTCCTGATCTCACCAAGATTTCCAGATCTCAAATCAGCGACATTGTTATAGGCGTGGCGCCGAAGTATGTCGCGGGTTACGGTTACGCGACTGTGGTATCGCGGAACAGCTCTATTTATACCGACCCCGAAACCTACGACTGCGAATTGAAGGTCAACTTCACGTCGCAGCAATCGGGCATAGCAAGCGCAATTTTTAGTGAGAACCCGGATAATGAAAGCGGGAAAGATCTGAAAGCCTTTGATCCTTTTCACCCGGCAGGCATGGGAATCGGGGCAGATTTCGGCATGTCCGCAAGGCTCTTTCGATTTTTCACTCTCGGGATAAGTGTTACCGATCTTGGCAAGATCTACTGGTCCCGCAACGACTTAGCAACTTCCGCCGACACTACGATAGTCTATTCCGGCTATTCAAGTCCAACGCCCCAGGATATTGATGTATCCGAAGTCGTGGACTCAATCCAAAATGTCCTGAGAACGGTAATCAAAGGAACTAGCTCCCCATCGTCACATTTCACCACTTCTCTTCCGACAAAAGTCGGCATATCTATCGCTGTACATCCGGATGAAATTCTTCACGGCGTTCCCGGACAGATCATAGTGGCTTTAGAATTCAGGCGAGGACTCAACAACAACTTCGGAAACTCCACGAGTCCAGAGTACGGTGTCGGGGCGGAGTGGAGACCTTTTTACACGATTCCAATCAGAACGGGCGTGAGGTTCGGAGGTGACCATGGCATGAGATGGTCCGCGGGAACCGGGATAAGTACAAGATACTGGGATTTCGATCTGGGGTTTGGGGACATGGAGCCACTTATTTATCCCACGAAAGCGAAAGCCGTTTCCCTGGCATTCAGCGCGCTGAAATTCAAAATATGA
- a CDS encoding MgtC/SapB family protein: MLTTTQMLVRLGVAVFLGLLVGLERESIGKEAGVRTDMLVSAGAALFSIAGLSLPYIISVGNLSDVIARNSGFLTVIANIVVGIGFLGAGIIVKQGVHVRSVTTAATVWYVAAVGVLCGIGLMELAAIATGGMIVLLLILRGLNIPLLFDREDRKE, translated from the coding sequence ATGCTTACTACAACACAGATGCTGGTACGCCTCGGCGTCGCAGTATTCCTTGGTCTCCTGGTCGGGCTTGAAAGGGAATCCATCGGGAAGGAGGCAGGCGTAAGGACGGATATGCTGGTCTCCGCGGGCGCTGCTCTATTCTCCATTGCCGGACTCTCACTCCCTTACATAATCTCGGTAGGAAATCTTTCCGACGTCATTGCAAGGAACAGCGGGTTCCTGACGGTGATTGCTAATATCGTGGTCGGCATCGGCTTCCTCGGCGCTGGCATTATCGTGAAACAGGGAGTCCACGTCAGAAGTGTCACGACCGCAGCCACAGTTTGGTATGTGGCGGCAGTCGGCGTACTCTGCGGCATCGGCTTGATGGAGCTTGCCGCAATCGCAACGGGTGGAATGATCGTTCTCCTTCTCATCCTGAGAGGACTCAACATACCACTCCTCTTCGACAGGGAAGATCGTAAAGAATAG
- a CDS encoding T9SS type A sorting domain-containing protein has translation MRSFFIMMTALVTSAYAQVGDAVKLKNPIGWELHSGAVSTARFYKSNSLSNQKTIQSSPWQAIGPAPMQSGFYSYVSGRVSSLAVDPTDSTVVYCAAAGGGLWKTSDGGASWTPLTDDFPELSSGSVAIDPLHTNIVYYATGELNFNLDGYPGAGMYKSTDGGSSWTQMTIPAGGGLYYASKVEVAPSNDSIVYVAGYYDVYKSTNFGQSWTELHLTNGAVDDIVIDPADARKVYASYGDLFAGDSANYGIYKSTDGGSSWSRLSSGLPPSSQVSRISLAIARNNDQVLYAAINGNKPGSTTTDTNRVYKSTNGGASWSLLSSVTATSDFGGGQGWYNNVISVDPTNSNIVYLGGIDFWKSTNGGSSWTNLTDAYGSYTGANIHPDQHAISFSGGSGSFFYIGNDGGIWKTSDGGSTFTNCNTNLQTIQYYAIDADQNNSPITVGGTQDNGTEEDSLPSLVWSEINGGDGGYVLIDPKNSNNIFAEYVFGALVKSTDGGSTFNSITSGINESGYWTTPYVMDPNNDAHLFTGTSKIYKTTNGGSHWSSVGGILVSASTLITTMSISPANDSIIYAGLSGYRGASGTAYLFVSTNGGSSWTNVTSKLPTSCDFCRVTADPTHSGSAYLAVLSGSAHVLKTTDRGQTWTAISSTLTGFDDVPTKIICVDSLTGYIYGGTYSGVYLSTDDGTSWSKFTSGLPDAVVDDIAIQYSSHNLRVGTHGRGTWQLALSDVSLPAQLLNYTGKTAGNGIALSWTTASEQNNSGFVIMRKSRTDLSYVTIANYLTDQSLRGEGTSPSGRSYEFTDDNVLPGNYYDYQITEVGGGGLTRTYGPIEVFTTPAPKDFVLHQNYPNPFNPSTDISYEVPHGSRVSLTLYNTLGEKIADLVNTYQSAGRYDVQFNGGNLASGIYFCRIVAGGYARTIKLVLLK, from the coding sequence ATGAGAAGTTTCTTTATAATGATGACCGCGCTTGTGACGTCCGCATATGCGCAGGTTGGCGACGCAGTAAAGCTAAAGAATCCCATCGGCTGGGAATTACATTCCGGTGCAGTCTCGACCGCGAGGTTCTACAAGTCCAACAGTTTGAGCAATCAAAAAACAATTCAATCATCCCCATGGCAGGCGATCGGCCCGGCCCCGATGCAGAGCGGATTCTATTCTTATGTTTCAGGGAGAGTCAGCTCACTGGCCGTCGACCCTACAGATTCGACCGTTGTGTATTGCGCTGCTGCCGGCGGAGGTCTCTGGAAAACAAGCGACGGCGGAGCGTCATGGACACCTCTCACCGACGATTTCCCCGAGCTCTCATCAGGCTCGGTCGCGATTGATCCCTTACACACGAATATTGTCTACTACGCAACAGGCGAACTCAATTTCAATCTTGACGGGTATCCTGGCGCAGGAATGTATAAGTCGACGGATGGCGGCAGCTCTTGGACCCAGATGACGATTCCCGCCGGCGGCGGACTCTATTACGCAAGCAAGGTTGAAGTCGCTCCTTCAAACGACTCGATTGTCTACGTTGCGGGATATTACGACGTATACAAGTCGACGAACTTCGGTCAAAGCTGGACCGAACTTCACCTTACGAACGGCGCCGTCGACGACATCGTGATCGATCCTGCGGACGCAAGAAAGGTTTATGCTTCCTACGGCGACCTGTTTGCAGGCGACAGTGCAAATTACGGAATCTATAAATCCACAGACGGAGGTTCATCCTGGTCTCGCCTGTCGAGCGGACTTCCTCCGTCGTCGCAGGTAAGCAGGATCTCACTTGCAATTGCAAGGAACAATGATCAGGTGTTGTATGCGGCCATCAACGGGAACAAGCCCGGGAGCACCACGACCGACACGAACAGGGTTTACAAATCAACGAACGGTGGAGCTAGCTGGTCGTTGCTATCATCTGTGACTGCAACTTCAGACTTCGGTGGTGGACAGGGATGGTACAACAATGTCATCTCGGTAGACCCGACAAATTCTAACATTGTCTACCTCGGTGGGATCGATTTCTGGAAATCGACAAACGGCGGAAGCAGCTGGACAAATCTCACCGACGCGTATGGAAGCTACACCGGTGCCAACATTCACCCCGATCAGCACGCGATCTCATTTTCGGGCGGCAGCGGATCGTTCTTCTACATCGGAAACGACGGGGGTATATGGAAAACCTCTGACGGCGGGAGTACATTCACTAACTGCAACACGAACCTGCAGACGATTCAGTATTACGCGATCGACGCCGACCAGAACAATTCGCCTATTACAGTCGGCGGAACTCAGGATAACGGTACGGAAGAAGACTCGCTCCCATCGCTCGTGTGGAGTGAGATTAACGGCGGAGACGGCGGATACGTCCTCATCGACCCGAAGAACTCGAACAATATTTTTGCTGAATACGTTTTCGGAGCGCTCGTCAAGTCGACCGACGGCGGATCGACTTTCAATTCCATTACATCCGGCATAAACGAGTCCGGATACTGGACCACTCCCTATGTTATGGATCCGAATAACGACGCCCATCTATTCACGGGCACCTCGAAAATTTACAAAACTACGAATGGCGGCTCGCACTGGAGTTCTGTAGGCGGAATTTTGGTTTCGGCGTCCACATTGATTACGACGATGTCTATATCTCCGGCGAACGACAGCATTATCTACGCAGGCCTCAGCGGTTACAGGGGCGCGAGCGGGACAGCGTACCTTTTTGTCTCGACGAATGGTGGAAGCAGCTGGACCAACGTAACGAGCAAGCTTCCCACAAGCTGCGACTTTTGCCGGGTCACTGCCGACCCGACCCACTCTGGCTCTGCATATCTTGCCGTGCTCTCGGGTTCGGCGCATGTCCTGAAAACAACTGATCGCGGCCAGACATGGACAGCTATCTCTTCGACTCTCACAGGATTTGACGATGTCCCGACAAAAATAATCTGTGTGGATTCACTCACGGGTTACATATACGGCGGCACTTATTCCGGAGTATATCTTTCAACGGACGATGGCACATCATGGTCGAAGTTCACATCCGGGCTGCCCGACGCGGTAGTTGATGACATTGCGATTCAGTATTCTTCTCACAATTTGCGTGTCGGGACGCATGGAAGAGGGACGTGGCAGCTCGCGCTGAGCGATGTCTCTCTCCCGGCACAACTCCTAAACTATACTGGGAAGACAGCTGGAAACGGGATCGCTCTTTCGTGGACCACCGCGTCGGAACAAAACAATTCCGGATTTGTCATCATGAGGAAGAGCAGAACTGATTTGAGCTATGTGACTATTGCCAATTATCTGACCGATCAGTCACTACGAGGCGAGGGAACAAGTCCGTCCGGAAGGAGCTACGAGTTCACGGATGACAACGTGCTGCCCGGCAACTATTACGATTACCAGATCACAGAAGTAGGTGGTGGCGGGCTCACAAGGACTTACGGACCGATAGAAGTTTTCACGACTCCTGCGCCGAAAGATTTCGTCCTTCATCAAAATTATCCGAATCCCTTCAATCCATCCACGGACATTTCTTACGAGGTGCCACACGGGAGCCGAGTGTCCTTAACCTTATACAACACGCTCGGCGAAAAGATTGCAGATCTGGTCAACACATATCAGTCAGCGGGAAGATATGACGTGCAATTTAACGGCGGCAATCTCGCCAGCGGAATCTACTTCTGCCGGATCGTGGCTGGCGGCTATGCTCGCACAATCAAACTGGTCCTGCTGAAGTAG
- a CDS encoding methyltransferase domain-containing protein, which yields MKINIGCGSVKPAGWVNVDYSMGARLSRVPLYNLINRKLKLFDLDPHGNPWNWDGVLVRDLQKRFPWGDGEADVVYASHIVEHFSKKDGLRLLTECHRVLRTGGVIRIVVPDLKVLVEKYRTGKMRADDLVESLGVLYETRNNRLKDFFASFLQFPHKCMYDTSALVEVLNSIGFDAESKGPFESRIDDINAIELGERTLDAVIVEGVKR from the coding sequence ATGAAGATTAATATCGGCTGCGGGTCTGTTAAGCCAGCAGGATGGGTCAACGTGGATTATTCCATGGGCGCCCGTTTATCAAGGGTACCACTATACAACCTCATTAACAGGAAATTGAAACTGTTCGATCTTGATCCACATGGCAATCCATGGAATTGGGATGGCGTCCTGGTCAGGGATCTGCAGAAACGTTTTCCCTGGGGAGACGGGGAGGCGGATGTCGTTTACGCGTCGCACATAGTCGAACACTTCTCGAAGAAGGACGGCTTAAGATTGCTGACGGAGTGTCACAGGGTATTGCGAACAGGAGGAGTTATTCGAATCGTAGTTCCGGATCTGAAAGTTTTGGTTGAGAAATATAGAACCGGCAAGATGCGGGCCGATGACCTTGTCGAGAGCCTTGGCGTTCTTTACGAGACCAGAAACAACCGCCTGAAAGACTTCTTCGCGAGCTTTCTTCAGTTCCCTCACAAATGTATGTACGACACTTCGGCTCTAGTTGAAGTGTTGAATTCGATAGGGTTCGATGCAGAGAGTAAGGGCCCGTTTGAGAGCCGGATTGACGACATAAATGCAATAGAACTTGGGGAGAGAACGCTGGATGCAGTGATTGTTGAAGGAGTCAAGAGGTGA